In Plasmodium brasilianum strain Bolivian I chromosome 12, whole genome shotgun sequence, the genomic window CTAGAGTGCTATTACAACACCCtgagaattattatttaaaagaagaaaatacgGAAAAAGAAGACACTATTGATTACTTTctttcaaatataaaaaatgaaaaaatcaGTTCAAACAGATATTATGATGATATagtgaacaaaataaaaaataaaacttacCTACACAAATGGCTCACAAAACAAAAGCCTGCTTCTGATTGTAAACCACatagaagaaaagaagaagacTTAGGTGAACTATCAAATGATAATAAGGTATTTCCCAATAATTTTCTTAtcgaaagaaataaaaaaagagtttTTAAGAACGATATGTTCAACAATTTTAATgaacaaacaaatataaaatcatATCTGTTAAGTAAGTATAAGAATAAAAGCAATATATATGGTCTCTTTATCATTAACGAGAGgttaaaaagtatttataaaaatatagaaaataagaaaaagtcAATCAGCAATTTCCCCATGGCAAATTTCAATGACGAAAGTGAAGATTATGTAAGGACCAGAATGAGTGGTTCCTTCAATGTTGTTCAGGCCGCTCATAGTACCAACGATAATAGTGGTGTATTTTTCTTAGGCTCATCAAGTAAGAAGAACAGTAAGAAAGACATATTTCTTAATCTTATCAAAGGAAAAGAACCCCAACGGATTAGCTTAAAAGCAGTGGAGGGAAAAAGAAGCAGTTTCGATTGTGCTGTTAAAGAAGGAGAAGGAAACATTAATGGTACCCTCATTTTGCATGACAGCATTAATAGGAAAggtgaaataaataataaaactcACGATTATCATGAGAATGTTGTAGATATTGAAAAGAGAATTGTATGCACCAACATGGacttaaaaaattcaaatgatcaaaaaaatagaaacacAACGATGTGCAATTCTGCAACAGcttttaataattcaaataataatgacTTAAAGAAGAATTGTCAAACAGATGAGGAGATGGAGAACGTGCTAAAGGAATTGAAGTTGGGGTTGAAGGTGGATCCATTTtcaaaaaagcaaaaagatACGAATGAATCCGTTGGTCCACAGTCCATTTTGCGCAAAAATGGTACGAAATATATTAGCAATGATATTAGTGGTGGAGTTAGCGGTCGGGGGGGTGAGTCAGAAGTGGAGTGCGACAAGGAGAGCATTAATGAACATTACAAATCCGGTgataatgaaaaggaaaatgacTTGAGTGATGGCAATCTACTATCACATAAACCACAAAAAGTAATCCGTTCTCACTTTGCACACAAAAATATAGGTATGCTTGACACTGCAAGGAGCGAAATATTACATGGGGAAAGTAGTGCACCAGATGAAAAAAGGGGGAGatgttatatgtattatttagataagataaaaattctaaaaaataatatcataggagaagaagaaaatttaCAGTCATACAGAAATCTAAGAGATAATGAAATGTTTAAATTAAACGAAAAGGAAGATATAGGTGCAGCTTTCCactttagaaaaaatacaaataataattgtgaACCACTGGACATAGGAACAGATGGAGAAGGGGAAGAAGGCAGTAACAAATTAACCATACAGAATGCATTAAATtcaaattttcataatttccttttatcgtataaatgtaaaaaaaaggaatcaAATAGTTTATCTAcagaacaaaatgaaattttcaattttttgaaaaagagTTCAGTTCCATCAGATCAACAGAAATGTGCAAATAATGATATGAACagtagaaaagaaaattcttactttgaaaattattacaataaattaaaacgCTTAAGAGATAAATATGTAGGAGTAAAAACGGGTACATCAACAGGTATgcaacatttttttaaatataaagatgGTGCTGCTGCTGATGATAACGATTATGACTATGGtgataatgatgatgataatgtTGATGTTGATGATAATTTAATTTgcaattttcaaataaatgaagaaaaaatgttaacACCTATTCGTAACGCTACCCTTACCAATAATATACACAAATCCATATGCAGTAATTCAAAGGAAAGTGagaaatttctttttaatagtaattctctaagaaataatattacaagTAACGAAACAGGGGATAAATACAGTAATAACAACATACTTGGAAATCAAAAAGATCATtcacattttattaatatccttaaaaatgataatgataatcaTAATGGTAAACTAATGTATGCTCAAagggaagaagaaaaaatgaacaattcAATTCATTCGAATAATATAAGTAGTAACACAACATACACAAGTGACGAGAAATGGAATAATCCACTCCAAAATACAAACATTTTTTCTACTTGCACGAGTAGCAGTATAAATCCTGGTGTTTCCTATACAAGATCGTAAGGTTTTTCGAAAAAAGCGTCAGCACAAACAAAGTGTAAACatgtatacgtacatgtgtatgtgtaaGGGGTTCAGTAGTCATCTTGCTATTTTGCCATGTTGCCACCCTACTTCCTTACTACCTTACTGTCTTATtgtcttttttctttttttcttctttttttttacatgaaaaaaaCGTTCAATGggtaatttaattttttttatatttttatacattactTAAACGTTTAATTTGAACCATATATTCAtttctctattttattttttgaaaaaacttctttatctttttccttgtcattttttccttcttctcCCACCCTTTGTTCATATTTCTCTGCTTTACTAAAAATTtcacgtaaaaaaaaaaaaaaaaaaaagttaaagaaaaaaattgtctTTAACCATTTGTGAGAACAGTAGAGGAGCCAAtgctgaaaaaaaaaaaaaaaaaaaaaaaggaaagagtAAGAGTAAGAAAGCATCGGTCTGAAAAATGGTTTTCTCTATGttgcatatgtatgcataggCTTGTAAATATGCGCATGTGCATGTACAGATAAGTACATACATCAATATGCgcatttacatacatatatacttttgtGTACATGCGTTCTCTCCTTCTATTTTCATGCGCTCCTGCCTTCacttgttcttttttataaataccaTATTTGCACTTGTAAAtggaaagggaaaaaagCATGGAATTAAACAGGTTGAAAAAAAGGGAGGTGATAAAAATTGGGGTTTTGTCTGCTTGCCCATTTAGATTATTAATGACTGATTTTTCTACTAAAAAAAGGGAATTGATCAAACAATTGCTATATATACTTCTACATATAtctttacatatatgaaaataagatTTCAAATTATACTCCTTTGCGTTCATATtatgaagaagaaaagaaaaaataaatgtatacaaaactgtattttcaaaatatttcaaataaattttgttcataatagTGTtgtaactattttttttaataacagtatttgtaatattgttctgctttaaaaaaaaaaaagaaaaaggaacattaatattattaagataattttgtaataaaaatagggTTTTCTGTTTGTAATAATtggtattattttgtttcaatGAATAGTATAATTTCCATATAGAgtcttcatttattatttccttgtttttattatatgataataaaaaatgtattacgGATCTATTTTTGTTTCTGTTACATTCACGTTTGGTAGTACTACTTATGTCACTCTCATCAGTATCATCAGCCTCATCACTCTCATCAGTATCATCAGTCTTATCAGTATCATCACTCTCATCAGTCTTATCAGTATCATCACTCTCATCAGTCTTATCAGTCTGATAACCCCTCTGTTGTGTAAGTGCTTgaataaatttcttttcccTTTCATATATTTCCGAAATGcatttgtcattttttaaaacctTAAACAAGAGATAGGATATAATTTCTTCTCTCTGACTGTTCAggcaataaaataaattttcattatatactAGTTCTTGTATCTGTTCGTACGTTAAAAAAACCTCACtcgaatattttatataataaaataaaatacacgaataaatcttttttttggtaCTCTCTAAATTTCCACCTTGCAGCTTTTCAAAGATATACGCAAGCACATCGAAACTTTTTTCCCCTTCATCTTCATCAGGTTCATCATTACGATCATTACTACCGCTGCAGCGATTACTTTTGCGCTTCCCCTTTTCAATTTTCATGAAGGCAGTCctacttttatatatcagTTCCAACAAGCCCAGAAGTGCATTTTCCTTAAAGGAGTACTCATCACATTGAATATTACTAATGAGTCTCTTGTAAAAATTGTTCTCTAAATATACggataaattatttattcccAATGAACTAACCAACTCATTTAACACAATATGATCAGCAATAGTTATATCATTATggcaataataattattattcattttactataataattatgaaatgtaaaaataaaaatacttatattaattaaactCACACTAaggaaaatgtttttaaaattcttttccTTCTCCTTACGAATAacagtttttattatttcgtaatctatattttttgtattactCGTGTTATTTACTTTAGTCTTTATGTCATTTTTAAGTACCAGCACGAATAACTGATTTCTCTTTATTCtcttgtacatatttattgaaGCTTTCTGTTATATCTTCATTTCGTAGAAGCGTTTTAACATACATCTATTTAACTGTACGAGCGAGATATAGATTTCCTTTCTGTGTGGAAATACGTTAATACATACACGTACATATgcgtatgcatatatgtacataagttTACATGAAAATGCTGCTAACCCTCCTGCTTATTTATCCTTAATTTTGTGGAATTTAATTTTGCAGTAAAATTTTGCACCCTGCGGAAGGCTAAATATAGGCTGAATTTACCCCTTATATTTACccccatatttttttaacccTTTACAGGGGcaagtacataaaaaaaaaaaattatccgATCGCGAATATgtgaaatgtttttttaaacattcgagaaaaaaaaaaaataaaaaaaaaaaaaaaaaaaaaattacattccAATGAAAGGgcctattttattttatagctAAAACAACATGTATATGAGGATTTgtaatatgtgtatatatttgtgtatgcatatttatttacatgtacaaaTACGTATACCTACATACAagtatacatgcatatacaagtctgtaatttttttttttttttggtaattaaaaaattatgaacgccattaaatttgtatatgtgCCGAGGTTTCATTTCAGCATTTATAATGAATACCTAAATGCTTACAGAAAGAAGATAAACCGAATTCCTTTCTATATAAGAAGAACaggtgtgcatatatatatatatacatacatacatacatacacttatataaattaatatttattcaaacatatgtatgtataatgtatgtatgcactaTATGAAGAAACAACTTTAAGGAATTagatataatttcatttggTATAGTACGCGCGTGTgtgttaatttgtttatttgatTTATGGAACAAGGGGTAATACTACCACAGTATATAACACACGTGATATACGtcatatatatgatgtatgtattatatatattaaaaaaaatgtctaTACTTTATGCTTCACATTTTGTTGTTATTTTCAGCATCGGACAATTTACCAGTCTTtctaaaatacaaaaataacaaGAATCTAGTCGTGACTGTCATTAGAAAGATTAAAGGAAATAAGGAGGTAAGCGAAAAACTGTTGATATAGTGCGTACCTgcttgtatataaatatgtgcacAAACCTTTTTATGTTATCTCATCTGTTTATGATgcattttactatatattgttttagcGTACGATTATCGGTGCttttatacgtacatacttATGTAGTTACATGcgtatacgcatatatatatgtctataAATGCTACGAAGTGCTcaatttataatttgttgTACTTCATTCAATGAAGCAATTTTCTATATACCTTATGCTCTACacatttatgaaaattttataaattaattattctcTTTGAAAGATTTTGAAAAAGGAGATCGAATCAATTTGCAACACGAATGTTATAGAGAAAACGGATTGCTTCTTAATAAAAGGAAACcataagaagaaaataaaagacgTAAGATAATTTTATGCCCACgtgttatgtatatttgcagttaaattaattttgtaaaatatctTCATAACTAATAAATgtaagatttttttttttttttttttttataaacactcttgtatttttttatgttttttttaagcagtattttaaatatatcgGCTATTGAAGGGGAATAAGCTTTTAGCAAAATTGGAATTGTGTTGTTAAactaagaaaatttttaaaaaaaagaaaaaatttattttattttgcacgTTTTTATTACGAGAATGCAGcaactttttttatcaatatgttttatctatttaagggattaaaaaaaaaaaaatataactataaattttttacctGTCCTGTTcagaactttttttttttatttttatgtggaattttaatattgcttgaaaagaagaaaacatTACTctgtacaatatatatatatatatatgtatacatgtgtacacaTTCGGGTGTGCAATAAAAAAGGGTACAAAGCAAAATTCATGTTAAACATTCAAatagttaaataaatatataaaattgaatAGTTAGCGtatgaaaaaagtaaataaatcgtgcattcatatatacatatatgtatatacatacacatatgcatgtacacatatacacattaacatatatatatatgtatatgtacgcgCACGTGCATGTGCAACTCGCTGCGtagaaatatatgaagaaatgAGTGTACGTAAAATGTGTTGAGACATTTTTTgcgaaaagaaataaaggtATATGGTATAATATTTt contains:
- a CDS encoding hypothetical protein (conserved Plasmodium protein), which gives rise to MYKRIKRNQLFVLVLKNDIKTKVNNTSNTKNIDYEIIKTVIRKEKEKNFKNIFLSVSLINISIFIFTFHNYYSKMNNNYYCHNDITIADHIVLNELVSSLGINNLSVYLENNFYKRLISNIQCDEYSFKENALLGLLELIYKSRTAFMKIEKGKRKSNRCSGSNDRNDEPDEDEGEKSFDVLAYIFEKLQGGNLESTKKKIYSCILFYYIKYSSEVFLTYEQIQELVYNENLFYCLNSQREEIISYLLFKVLKNDKCISEIYEREKKFIQALTQQRGYQTDKTDESDDTDKTDESDDTDKTDDTDESDEADDTDESDISSTTKRECNRNKNRSVIHFLLSYNKNKEIINEDSIWKLYYSLKQNNTNYYKQKTLFLLQNYLNNINVPFSFFFLKQNNITNTVIKKNSYNTIMNKIYLKYFENTVLYTFIFSFLLHNMNAKEYNLKSYFHICKDICRSIYSNCLINSLFLVEKSVINNLNGQADKTPIFITSLFFNLFNSMLFSLSIYKCKYGIYKKEQVKAGAHENRRRERIKAEKYEQRVGEEGKNDKEKDKEVFSKNKIEK